A DNA window from Xiphias gladius isolate SHS-SW01 ecotype Sanya breed wild chromosome 3, ASM1685928v1, whole genome shotgun sequence contains the following coding sequences:
- the zgc:171844 gene encoding bMERB domain-containing protein 1 produces MEKEGESYQQYSALGRTQVEGTTEKSTEDVISMADSEITVEDIEGELFRLERIRDILIRRESELRYMMDDIQLCKEITRLKKELQKHVSIPDRDKSKEDIEREEELLLQINKLVETRDFLVDDVEFERLREREEDREMAAFLQSKLPKALAAKGALQDQTVASKSQQTSATPFITKTGLTLLKDCCGFTCSIM; encoded by the exons atggaaaaagagggagaatcCTATCAACAGTACAGCGCTTTGGGAAGAACGCAAGTGGAGGGAACGACGGAGAAATCAA caGAAGATGTCATTTCGATGGCTGATTCCGAAATTACAGTTGAGGACATTGAAGGAGAGCTGTTCAGACTTGAGCGGATACGAGACATCCTCATACGGAGAGAGTCAGAGCTCAGATACAT gaTGGATGACATCCAGCTCTGCAAAGAAATCACAAGGCTGAAGAAGGAGCTGCAAAAACATGTCTCAATCCCAG acagagacaagtccAAGGAGGACatagagagggaggaggagctgctgctgcagatcaACAAGCTGGTGGAGACCAGAGACTTCCTCGTGGACGATGTGGAGTTTGAAAGGCTGAG ggagagagaggaagacagagaaatggCAGCATTTTTACAGTCCAAATTACCAAAGGCATTGGCTGCAAAAG GTGCTTTGCAAGATCAAACGGTGGCGTCCAAATCGCAGCAGACCTCCGCAACGCCATTTATCACTAAAACTGGACTTACACTGCTGAAAGACTGCTGCGGCTTTACCTGCTCCATCATGTAA
- the mfsd6l gene encoding major facilitator superfamily domain-containing protein 6-like isoform X2, producing the protein MKRNKQIDIKRALVLAGTFNFLCSCAKACLLPFLTLYFRQLGLTPAMTGIIMGTKHLISLVWSPVASLLSKHYNKRRVVINGSLVCSAAVALVLLIIPPSDVHTQSSNCNMSDLSSGPVQSLGDNLLMSSIGPETLSTRNRPKDFVSQPSVTFPAKTLSDTNSVPVMMSKTSLYQHGNDKSHPQLSQESLSVVVDNSLREPMINSSVVYHATRSLTTAVRNKRSNFNSVSEELQGEKKTEESSFYFLDNLKVMDTEHQLFFLILIIVSVLESVSAPLEWTADDGLYEYLDFADASDHYSSAGLWGLLGAACGVGGAGLLVSQLSCLIAGQTPRSAVHFYCYAVSAALALPVATYLPLYLNKKRDRANRLLKAMQLVRGSSRALLCAVTTLLVGVAGSAMDNFLLWQMQDHGGNELHMGLSLALGLLSQASFPLLAGRVSKLLSPGRLLAVGTASLGLQCFYYSFLWGPWAVLPAQILSCFSSGALWWAVKVQSEDVATPGAERSVRRVYSVLSLHLGSGLGSFSGGFVVQWFGLTWLFRGVAVGLMVWCVCLLLLRCKAPRQRRINYSRLLAANASEASDSESEQERDWLDKAMEADKSNNNYGRRINH; encoded by the coding sequence ATGAAGAGGAATAAACAGATTGATATCAAGCGTGCCCTCGTCCTGGCTGGCACATTTAACTTCTTGTGCTCCTGTGCCAAAGCCTGCCTGCTCCCCTTCCTCACCCTGTACTTCAGACAGCTGGGCCTGACTCCTGCAATGACAGGCATCATCATGGGTACTAAACACCTGATATCGCTAGTCTGGAGCCCTGTTGCAAGCCTACTCTCTAAGCACTACAACAAGAGGCGAGTGGTGATAAATGGCTCTCTTGTGTGTTCAGCAGCAGTCGCTCTGGTTTTGCTGATTATCCCTCCTtcagatgtgcacacacagagcagcaacTGTAACATGTCTGATCTGAGCAGCGGTCCAGTCCAAAGTCTTGGTGATAACCTGCTAATGAGTAGCATTGGACCTGAAACATTGTCAACTAGAAATCGCCCGAAAGATTTTGTTTCCCAGCCTAGTGTCACGTTTCCTGCAAAGACACTTTCAGATACTAATTCTGTTCCTGTTATGATGAGCAAAACATCACTTTATCAGCATGGTAATGATAAATCTCATCCTCAACTGTCACAAGAAAGTCTTTCTGTTGTGGTCGACAACAGTCTTCGAGAACCAATGATCAACAGCTCTGTTGTGTATCATGCCACCAGATCTTTGACAACTGCTGTGAGGAATAAGAGGTCAAACTTCAATTCAGTGTCTGAAGAACTGcaaggagaaaagaagacagaggagagcagtTTTTACTTTCTGGACAACCTTAAGGTCATGGACACTGAACACCAACTCTTCTTCTTGATACTCATCATTGTCTCGGTGTTGGAGTCTGTGTCAGCCCCTCTGGAGTGGACAGCAGACGACGGATTGTACGAATATCTAGATTTTGCGGATGCTTCAGACCACTACAGCAGCGCCGGGCTGTGGGGTCTACTGGGAGCAGCATGTGGGGTTGGAGGAGCAGGGTTGCTGGTCAGCCAGTTGAGCTGTCTTATAGCTGGTCAGACTCCCAGGAGCGCGGTACATTTCTACTGCTAcgctgtttctgctgctctggcCCTGCCCGTAGCTACCTACCTCCCTCTTTACCTGAACAAAAAGCGAGACAGGGCTAACAGGCTCCTGAAAGCCATGCAGCTGGTGCGTGGCTCCTCCCGCGCTCTGCTCTGTGCTGTCACCACCCTGCTGGTTGGGGTGGCGGGCTCGGCCATGGATAACTTCCTCCTGTGGCAGAtgcaggatcatgggggcaatGAGCTGCACATGGGATTGTCTCTAGCCCTCGGTCTGCTCTCACAGGCCTCCTTCCCATTGCTGGCTGGACGAGTGTCCAAACTCCTCAGCCCAGGAAGGTTGCTCGCAGTGGGGACTGCAAGTCTCGGCCTACAGTGCTTTTATTACTCcttcctctggggaccatgggCTGTACTGCCTGCTCAGATATTGAGTTGTTTCAGCAGCGGAGCGCTCTGGTGGGCTGTGAAGGTCCAGAGTGAGGATGTTGCCACGCCGGGGGCAGAGAGGAGTGTGAGGAGGGTCTACAGTGTGCTTTCTCTACATCTAGGAAGTGGGCTGGGTAGCTTTTCTGGAGGGTTCGTGGTGCAGTGGTTTGGGCTGACGTGGCTGTTCAGAGGAGTGGCAGTGGGTCTgatggtgtggtgtgtgtgtctgcttctgCTCCGGTGCAAGGCCCCTCGCCAGCGCAGGATTAACTACTCTCGCCTTTTGGCGGCTAATGCAAGTGAAGCCAGTGACTCAGAGTCTGAACAGGAAAGAGACTGGCTTGATAAAGCGATGGAAGCCGACAAAAGCAATAATAACTATGGAAGGAGGATAAACCACTGA
- the mfsd6l gene encoding major facilitator superfamily domain-containing protein 6-like isoform X1, giving the protein MQKPEMENNRCVSLFESNQSLHVKPIRRDCELPRRTIMKRNKQIDIKRALVLAGTFNFLCSCAKACLLPFLTLYFRQLGLTPAMTGIIMGTKHLISLVWSPVASLLSKHYNKRRVVINGSLVCSAAVALVLLIIPPSDVHTQSSNCNMSDLSSGPVQSLGDNLLMSSIGPETLSTRNRPKDFVSQPSVTFPAKTLSDTNSVPVMMSKTSLYQHGNDKSHPQLSQESLSVVVDNSLREPMINSSVVYHATRSLTTAVRNKRSNFNSVSEELQGEKKTEESSFYFLDNLKVMDTEHQLFFLILIIVSVLESVSAPLEWTADDGLYEYLDFADASDHYSSAGLWGLLGAACGVGGAGLLVSQLSCLIAGQTPRSAVHFYCYAVSAALALPVATYLPLYLNKKRDRANRLLKAMQLVRGSSRALLCAVTTLLVGVAGSAMDNFLLWQMQDHGGNELHMGLSLALGLLSQASFPLLAGRVSKLLSPGRLLAVGTASLGLQCFYYSFLWGPWAVLPAQILSCFSSGALWWAVKVQSEDVATPGAERSVRRVYSVLSLHLGSGLGSFSGGFVVQWFGLTWLFRGVAVGLMVWCVCLLLLRCKAPRQRRINYSRLLAANASEASDSESEQERDWLDKAMEADKSNNNYGRRINH; this is encoded by the exons ATGCAGAAACCAGAGATGGAAAATAATCG ctgtgtctctctgtttgaaTCCAACCAGTCGCTCCATGTGAAACCTATTAGAAGAGACTGTGAGCTGCCCAGGAGGACAATCATGAAGAGGAATAAACAGATTGATATCAAGCGTGCCCTCGTCCTGGCTGGCACATTTAACTTCTTGTGCTCCTGTGCCAAAGCCTGCCTGCTCCCCTTCCTCACCCTGTACTTCAGACAGCTGGGCCTGACTCCTGCAATGACAGGCATCATCATGGGTACTAAACACCTGATATCGCTAGTCTGGAGCCCTGTTGCAAGCCTACTCTCTAAGCACTACAACAAGAGGCGAGTGGTGATAAATGGCTCTCTTGTGTGTTCAGCAGCAGTCGCTCTGGTTTTGCTGATTATCCCTCCTtcagatgtgcacacacagagcagcaacTGTAACATGTCTGATCTGAGCAGCGGTCCAGTCCAAAGTCTTGGTGATAACCTGCTAATGAGTAGCATTGGACCTGAAACATTGTCAACTAGAAATCGCCCGAAAGATTTTGTTTCCCAGCCTAGTGTCACGTTTCCTGCAAAGACACTTTCAGATACTAATTCTGTTCCTGTTATGATGAGCAAAACATCACTTTATCAGCATGGTAATGATAAATCTCATCCTCAACTGTCACAAGAAAGTCTTTCTGTTGTGGTCGACAACAGTCTTCGAGAACCAATGATCAACAGCTCTGTTGTGTATCATGCCACCAGATCTTTGACAACTGCTGTGAGGAATAAGAGGTCAAACTTCAATTCAGTGTCTGAAGAACTGcaaggagaaaagaagacagaggagagcagtTTTTACTTTCTGGACAACCTTAAGGTCATGGACACTGAACACCAACTCTTCTTCTTGATACTCATCATTGTCTCGGTGTTGGAGTCTGTGTCAGCCCCTCTGGAGTGGACAGCAGACGACGGATTGTACGAATATCTAGATTTTGCGGATGCTTCAGACCACTACAGCAGCGCCGGGCTGTGGGGTCTACTGGGAGCAGCATGTGGGGTTGGAGGAGCAGGGTTGCTGGTCAGCCAGTTGAGCTGTCTTATAGCTGGTCAGACTCCCAGGAGCGCGGTACATTTCTACTGCTAcgctgtttctgctgctctggcCCTGCCCGTAGCTACCTACCTCCCTCTTTACCTGAACAAAAAGCGAGACAGGGCTAACAGGCTCCTGAAAGCCATGCAGCTGGTGCGTGGCTCCTCCCGCGCTCTGCTCTGTGCTGTCACCACCCTGCTGGTTGGGGTGGCGGGCTCGGCCATGGATAACTTCCTCCTGTGGCAGAtgcaggatcatgggggcaatGAGCTGCACATGGGATTGTCTCTAGCCCTCGGTCTGCTCTCACAGGCCTCCTTCCCATTGCTGGCTGGACGAGTGTCCAAACTCCTCAGCCCAGGAAGGTTGCTCGCAGTGGGGACTGCAAGTCTCGGCCTACAGTGCTTTTATTACTCcttcctctggggaccatgggCTGTACTGCCTGCTCAGATATTGAGTTGTTTCAGCAGCGGAGCGCTCTGGTGGGCTGTGAAGGTCCAGAGTGAGGATGTTGCCACGCCGGGGGCAGAGAGGAGTGTGAGGAGGGTCTACAGTGTGCTTTCTCTACATCTAGGAAGTGGGCTGGGTAGCTTTTCTGGAGGGTTCGTGGTGCAGTGGTTTGGGCTGACGTGGCTGTTCAGAGGAGTGGCAGTGGGTCTgatggtgtggtgtgtgtgtctgcttctgCTCCGGTGCAAGGCCCCTCGCCAGCGCAGGATTAACTACTCTCGCCTTTTGGCGGCTAATGCAAGTGAAGCCAGTGACTCAGAGTCTGAACAGGAAAGAGACTGGCTTGATAAAGCGATGGAAGCCGACAAAAGCAATAATAACTATGGAAGGAGGATAAACCACTGA
- the pik3r6b gene encoding LOW QUALITY PROTEIN: uncharacterized protein pik3r6b (The sequence of the model RefSeq protein was modified relative to this genomic sequence to represent the inferred CDS: inserted 2 bases in 1 codon; substituted 2 bases at 2 genomic stop codons), with protein MVDLTGCKPDSMIFMALSAVESSLANDIQALFKLPRKVALTEGRXNLEKKVETDPSCSVPLISVLAKELEKKLKQVVRFHDSYQTLPESVPLPLPYSAVALSIKMEMTTPSSLYQRRVIAEQNLKNKHFILQERVFVLAEPAVFSAPLEATVRAYLEVSSLSRDTSTVKKNQMIRVLQKGLGTAYQSCRQAQALVMTCSSYDVSSVVEEVSVSNLEADILEFRHLKERVSKEPSARRKKSAVEVFGATITASYTKVLKSQMKSCNGRSTQTCGMVITSELAAVSLGEDYLTVTFDSVNPGCKTLDWPMSIRRQIRVACRIGKPVDCQKIQFIPALSVCLLSFALIELSPCLDPGCSICSRFSISNEXELPLSKYCXKVLSLPINTFTGVTL; from the exons ATGGTTGATCTCACAG GATGTAAACCTGACAGTATGATCTTCATGGCTCTCTCAGCTGTGGAGTCAAGCCTAGCCAATGACATCCAGGCTCTTTTCAAACTTCCCAGAAAAGTGGCTTTAACTGAGGGA AGATAGAATCTTGAGAAGAAGGTGGAGACTGATCCATCCTGCAGCGTTCCCTTGATCAGTGTGCTGGCCAAAGAGCTGGAGAAGAAGCTAAAGCAGGTTG TCAGGTTCCATGATTCCTACCAGACTTTACCAGAGAGTGTACCATTACCATTGCCTTACTCTGCCGTGGCCCTGAGCATTAAGATGGAAATGACCACACCAA GCTCTTTATATCAGAGGAGAGTCATTGCAGAGCAGAATTTGAAGAATAAGCATTTCATCTTGCAGGAAAG GGTGTTCGTGCTCGCAGAACCAGCTGTGTTTTCTGCTCCACTGGAAGCAACAGTAAGAGCATATTTGGAAGTATCCAGCTTATCCAGGGATACATCAACCgtgaagaaaaatcaaatgataCGTGTTCTGCAGAAGGGGCTGGGGACAGCATACCAAAGTTGTAGACAGGCTCAGGCTCTGGTG ATGACCTGCTCCAGCTATGATGTGAGTTCTGTGGTGGAGGAGGTCTCTGTGTCCAATCTGGAGGCAGACATCCTAGAGTTCAGACACCTTAAAGAAAGGGTTTCAA AGGAACCTTCTGCACGCAGAAAGAAGTCAGCAGTGGAAGTCTTTGGGGCAACCATCACAGCCAGTTATACAAAGGTACTTAAATCT CAAATGAAAAGTTGTAATGGGAGAAGCACCCAGACATGTGGCATGGTGATTACATCAGAGCTGGCCGCTGTAA gtctAGGTGAGGATTACCTTACTGTCACTTTTGACAGTGTGAACCCAGGATGCAAAACC TTGGATTGGCCAATGAGCATTCGCAGACAAATCCGGGTGGCCTGCCGTATCGGGAAACCGGTGGACTGTCagaaaattcagtttattccagccctctctgtgtgtctgctgtcaTTCGCACT GATAGAACTTTCTCCATGCTTGGACCCAGGATGCAGCATCTGCTCCAGGTTCAGTATCAGTAATGAGTGAGAACTGCCACTGAGCAAGTATTG CAAAGTCCTGTCACTGCCAATCAACACCTTCACTGGTGTGACCCTGTGA